The Fundulus heteroclitus isolate FHET01 unplaced genomic scaffold, MU-UCD_Fhet_4.1 scaffold_36, whole genome shotgun sequence sequence CGTTTTCCCCTCTGAGCAGATATCCTGGACCACATATAAGCTTCACTTTCCAGATTTAGCTCTCCAGACCCACATGCAAACtgatttttactattttctacatattttatgtttactaagttcattgcatttatcacgtatatactctttactactaagaagttttaaggttttagttatgcagaaattaaagtgtatttcatgTGACTGATCTCTCTCTCAttacagtgtttgtgtttattgtgtTAATCATATATTTGCTCTAATGTATAGTCCAGTggttaccattttattttactatataTGTGTATTGATTTCTCTCTCTTATCGTTGCAGAagttgtttttctaaatatgtcTGAAACTGTTATGAACTCTGTTCAGCCTGCTTGGTTTTACCTGGAAGGTCTCAGACTGTTTTGCTTCTCGCTAACCCTCAGCTTgacaatggaaccagggattcctcTGGATAATAAAAAGAGAGGAGTTGCTTTAGAGCGAGTAGGAGATCTGTAATTAAGCATCTCCGCTCGCTCTCCTTGCAAGATGAAAACTAACTTTCCTGTTGTCTCTCCtccttgtgtttgtttaatgaatgttttaggtgtttgaaccagAGACCCACAAAAAGCGTGGCAGGTGCAAAGCAGCCGTTTAGTTTTGGGTGGGCTGAAACTCCTCAGCAAAGCCAGACATGTTGGCAACGTTCCAAACAAACATGGGGTTCTGAAGATGATTTcttaacagttttctgttttcttcctcttccagttCTGGCAGGTTCCCTCAGCAGAACGTGGAATCAAAGCTGGTCCTCAGGACTCAGACCTCTGCAGCACATGGAGTCCTGGGAACGGAgttgtgagtccagtccagttccCGGTTCCAGGATCTGAGCAGAACTTAGTGAATTCCTGTCAGTCTGCACAGTTTCCATCCAAGCTACTTCAATTAATGAATCTAATTAATGATCCGAACCAGAAACAAAGTGAGGAGAACCCTGATCCCTGTTTCCCTCTGTTCACCAGGAGAACCCTGATCCCACCCTGCACGGTCCATTCTCCAACCTGCAGCGCCATCTAGAGGCAGAGGTCTGGACATCAGCCTGATTTCTAATGAAAAGCTTAATATTTGCTGAATCTCCTTTTCTGTCTAAAACCTGTTTTCCATGGGTTCTGCCTCCCGGTTCATCTGCGGATCCTTCATCAGTTCCACAGCTGAATCATCTTTCTTATTTCAAATGGAGCTCTGAATCCCGGCTGGATCCCCCGGTTCTGTCTGAGAGAACCGATTGATTCCTGCAGTCCAAAAACCCGCAAATCAGAAGAATTGATAATATTCTTCTGACCTCAGCTGTCAGCACACATGATTCTCTACAGCATGTTTCAAACCcgaggcccgcgggccgaatccggcacgtcaaggcaatttattcgGTCTACAAGAGCCAATAAAGCAGATCATGTCATAGAGGCataaatccttttaaattgtataaagtggctaaaactgccTCCTGGagagaaattagatttttttaaatgtgtagtaacagcatcctgccattagatgtcagttttccacaacacattaaaacatgccagaaatgtgcagaaagagaagaagtgatgcagaatgatgagtttaaagtgtaactcaccccaatattaACTTTATTTGCATGtgaactgtataaactgggcctaaagtGCTACATTTATGTTactgtgccttttttttattcttctatgtgaactgaaatgaaattatgaaatcaaaatgaTCATCTATGCAGGAGCAACCGGCCCTTTAAATGACtttatgatgccaaagtggccccatatagaaatgagtctgACTCCCTGCTCTACGGAAGCCCTTTTCAGCCACGCTGATAAAAACAGAGTAATGTGAGGTAGCAGGTGGTGGGGGCAGTCTGACCCTGAGTTCTGCCTTTCAGGGTCGTGGTCCGTCTCTAAATTTGTACTAAAATGTAGCCGATGAACTGAAACTGACTGAAAGGATTTACAGGTTGTTTGATTTCTCAGTCCGGGCTGGACTGCTGGAAGCAAATTatctttctatttatttaaataattatttagcttgttttttaaCCAAGTCCAAAGAAGAATAGAGTTTCATCTATTTAACCCTGCTTTCTAGTGTACTTCCTTCTAATAATAAGGAATAATATATTTTTGCCTTACTGTGCAGTCGCTTATTCAGACATTTTGTGCTAATCTTTTTACCCTTGTGGGGGAACGCCAGAATCTACCCACAAGGGACAAAAAGGatgtttctattctattttattttatataagtGCCATTTACTTATCTCTACACAAAATCAGTTTAATCCTTTCTATTCTTCGGTGTTTGATCTGCTGCAGCTTTGCAGAAGAGGAAAACCTGTCCTGGTTTTTACCTCCATGCTGTTGAAAGGTGGGCCACTAGGATGTGTGTTTACTTTAGTTCTGGGGTCTGCAGCCCGTGGATCCAGAGCTACATGTGGTTCCGTGGTGCAAACTATGTGCTTTTACGTTCTTAGCCAGCCCATggtgtccttttattttattttactttgcaaaacagaacaaaagactGTTTTCTTtgccttaaattaaaataaaagtgttcatCCCCaaattaaacaacattttacattgtaaatatttataaaactcAATACGATATACATTTTTGCCAATAGTAAAGATGTTTTTGCGTCAGTAGACAATTGTAGTCCTGAGCATGGATGGCTGTTTGGACTAAAAGGCTGAGTCTGGCCTAAATTCATAATTTTTATGTTCATTTCTGagagtttttcatttttatcaattaactaaattaaatataaatgattTATGTGGTGATTGTTTAAactgttgtaaaatgttttatgaaaacTGCTACAGAAATAAACTGATCATTGATGCGTTTGATCCAACAATGTGTGGTGGGGTTTTGATGTTGCACTGCTCCCTCTCCGCCAGCAGGTGGCAGTCAAACACCGGAAATAAAACCTTTCAATAGAGATTataaaaacctgatttaaattgtttaaaaaaggcAGGGATTAAATCTAAACATAAAAGGTGTTTGAGATGTTTTATGGACAGAAAGTAACCTTTCATCCAGGAAAATCCCAAAAATATTCCAACAATAATGTTCGGATCAACGATgcgtttttattctttattcaaaGATCACGTTTATCAACTTTTAACGGTAATTCAGGAAAATTATGGAGCATTTATAAACAACAGCGCAATAATTCAATtaagtttttaattaaattttatttatatagtgccaattcactacacgtcatctcaaggctctttaaaACGTAAAATTAATTCAGATCatccagattggtcaaaacgtttcctctctaaggaaaaccaataatacatttaattaatgAGGTTTGTTACCAACCAAAACTCTTTCTTGTATTGCATTTACATTGCTGCTATTATTTCTTAAATATTAACACTCTGGCTGATATTTAACTGTAATTTATCAGAGAGCTGTGGCGTTCCTGGCCTGTGATCACGTTCAGctgttgtaaataaagttttatgaGAACAGGGAAAAAAGTTGGAGCGTAGCGCGTGTTGTGAGCATGCTCAGTGCGCTCCTGTGGAGTTTGATCCTTTGGCTGCAGCAAGATGGTGAGTTGGACCTTCTTTATGTTCTGATTGTAGAATAAGAATCTCCTTCAGGTTCCAAACAGAGAACAACTCCGAGAACGATCCGTTCTCTGCTGCCTGGTCACTGAGCTCCACTTCCTGCAGAGCAGCTGCAGAGCAGCGCCTTCACTGCTGAGGAGCTGAAGCCCGAGGCTGAAAACCACACGGTTCCGCCAGCAGGAGAAGGTTCTGCAAACAGGAACGTGTTCTAGCTGCAGGAGAAGGTTCCGCCAGCAGGAACATGTTCTAGCTGCAGGAGAAGGTTCTGCCAGCAGGAACATGTTCTAGCTGCAGGAGAAGGTTCTGCCAGCAGGAACATGTTCTAGCTGCAGGAACTGGGTTCTATCCAGAGCGGAAGGTTCTAGCTGCAGGAAGACGTTGAACCTCGGCCCAAACTATCCTGATTGAACAGCGGCTTTATTTGTAAATGATTAATTTTCCGTTCCTGTGGAACCTGAAAAACCAcgactctggttcctctgacGTCTGGACCCGTTAAACAAGGACCGGCTGAGATGAGCTCAtgttataaataaattctaataaaatgttcagtaaagaactgaagaaaaaatgcaataaagaaaaattaaatacattataaCTGAATGTATTGATGAACTGAGGAATAAACTAATTAATTCTGTTAAATAcagcaaaatctaaaatataattgaaggaaaaaaaacattacttttttATCAGAACATATCAGAACATTAAACTTAAcaaaaattaagctttttaaataagtgaacaaattaaatgtgatttttttgattgaacaaatttattaataaataattgatTAAATGAAATTGTAATGTTAAAATAGAGCAAATATATTtgatgaaattatttattttaataaagataaaaatgtacttgataaataaaaatatataataatgtaaaaaaaatgtatatattaaaaaatactgtataaCTATATCTTTATGTAGTGAAAATGAAATGATGTTCCACTTAATTAAtgagtttatgaataaattaaataaggGAAAAATTACCATACagttaaatacataaaatcaacacatttaatgtttttatttgaataatccatggatagaaaataaaataaagaataattaaataatgtaTCAATAAATGAATCTTGtttgtttcaaaaatatttcttcCTGGTCCAGAGGTACCAGATTAACGGTCTGGACTCCAGAACCGGCTCTGTTCTAAAGCCGCAGCCTCAGATAGATAACCGGTGCTCCTCGTCCAGCTGCTCCCCTAAAGCTCTACAGGAACCTGCAGCAGCGCCATTATGCCCCCCCGCAGGGTCAAAGGTCGACCTGCTGTTTGCTCAGGCTGCGTGATCCTGTTAGCGATCTGAACGGGCCACACACAGAATAAAGCCAGCAGAACCGCATCACTGGGTCCATTGTCCTCAGAACCGTTAACATGTTCTGATTCTCAGTCTGGCCGGGTTCTGATtccttttgttttatgtaaaagGTTCTGATCGTCTGGAGCACAGAAAATTATCTTTGTGGAATgtgaaagaaaatggaaaaagaatccaaaatatttttattttaattagaaaGAAACAAATTCCTGAACATAACAGAGTAAAACTGATTATACTAAatgattataataataaaaataagatgatgatataataataataataataataattattattattattattattattattattattattattattattattattattatatataaattCAAATGTTATATTTCAAAAAGTGATTTCACGTTTTAGAGCCTTTACTATTTAAGATAATAATTCATCCTATCAGAAATATTTATTGCGTAAATGTGACTCATgtttcatttcagctttttgttttgtcggtttttacaaaaatgatctgatttataaagaaaatgaacattataaataaatgttttcttcagtaaataaaaaacgGCCACAGTGATCTCATCATTTCATTTTGTCACTGAACTATTTTAgcagaaatgtttaaagctaaaataaaagctgaaagcTCTGAGGACTGAAGGACTGCTTTCTGGTCTCCAGGCGGCAGCCGGGTCGGCGCTGCAGGTCCATGCGGTCCGGTTCGGTCCGGGTCAGGAGCTGCTGGCCGGTCTGCAGGCGTTGGTGGAGGAGCGGCGCCTGCGGGCGCCGTTCATCATCACCTGCGTGGGCAGCGTTACCAGGGCAACGCTGAGGCTGGCCAACGCCACGGCAACAAATACTAACGAGGTGCGGGACCAGAACCGCCGTGGGAACTGCGGTCCAAACGGGTCAGTCCAGCTTCCTTCCTCTCTGGCCTCGGCTCATcgggtctggttctgctctggttctgccCTCAGGTGCTGCACCTCAGCGGCCGCTTCGAGATCGTCTCCCTGGTCGGGACGCTGAACAGAACCGCCCACCTCCACATCAGCCTGTCGGACCCGGACGGCAGAACCGTCGGCGGCCACGTCCTCGGGGACCTGGAGGTGTTCACCACGGCCGAGGTGGTGGTGGGCGAGGCCGCGGACCTGCAGTTCAGCAGAGAGATGGACCAGCGGACCGGTTTCCCcgagctgctggttctgacccgctcAGAGGGGGAAGGACCGGCCTGACGGGACCcagagctgctggttctgacccgctcAGAGGGGGAAGAACCGGCCTGACGGGACCCAGacctgctggttctgacccgctcAGAGGGGGAAGAACCGGCCTGACGGGACCcagagctgctggttctgacccgctcAGAGGGGGAAGAACCGGCCTGACGGGACCCGGAGCTGCTGGCAGCAGACTGGTTCTGAAGTCAGGAGGAGGTTCTGTGAGgctggtgctggttctgttcaggTTCTGGAGCTCCTCATGTTGCCTCGTCGGGCCTGACTGAGGGAACGTTTAGATTGCCTGTAAACCATAAACCCAGGAgccttcagaaccagaaccagaaccagaaccagcccgTGGTCAGTTCTGTGTGTGACTCTGAGCGTTTCTGAGGAACTTGATGGAATAAAAGCTGCAGATCAGAAACTCGTTGATTCGTGTCTGAAGCTGATTTTCATGGATGGAAAGTTTCCAGATTTCTGAGCAACTTTGTGTCTTTGTTGTCCCTTAGTGAAAATAATCCTAATCTCCCAGCgggatgcccccccccccccccccccccccggcggGTCGTTACTGTATTCTGGGGCCGGCGGCGGGCCGCTCTGACCCGCCACATTAAAGCGCCGCTGCAAAGCCCTGCAGCTTTGTGCCTCTGTTTTGTTGTGGCAGCGAGGCTGAAAGCGTTGGTGGTCCCCCGcccccccgggggggggggggggggggggggggggggcgtttaAGGCGCTCAGCCAAAGTGGCTCAGTTGTGTTTCAGGAGAAATGAAAGAGGCGGCAGCAGCCGGAGCTGATGTTCCTGATGCGACATGCGGCGTTTGATCCGACGTTACGCTCTGTAAACGGCGTTATTAGAGGCCGGGTCATTATCGCTGCCTCGCTTGTTTTCACCCCCGTTTCAAATAATAAGTGATGTTTGGTTCTCTGGGGGCGTCGGCCGAGCCACAGCTACCCTCAGACCCTCGCTTCACCACGAGTTCAGACTTTAATCTGCTCCAGCCTGCCATCAGACCGTCCTCTGATCTTTGTCTCCAAACAGACTTCTCCTTTTCTAACTgtgctgacctttgacctgctACCTGAGGCCTGCAGACTCTGAGGTGAGGAAGTCCCTCCTGGAAGGCTGGcagctgctgagatgttctcctctctgcagaTGGTCTGGACCTTCTGACCCTCCCAGCGGCACCAGTTGCTGCTCTGAGGTCTTTCCTCCTGGTGTCTTCATCCATCCTGGTGGCAGAACTCCAGGTTCTCTAGAGATGTTCTCACTGAtgatgatctgcagctcctcgcTGATGCTGTAACAGATGCAACAGATGATTTGGTCCAGATAATATAGGACATGATGTCCTAACGTgccagataatggacttgtgtctgtacttgtcctgttagatctcagtgctgcatttgatacagttgatcacaatattctcctacaaagacttgagcatactgtagggattaaggggaaagcattaggctggtttaaatcttatctgtcagacagattccagtttgttcatgttaataataaatcttcctcaaactctagggtcacctgtggagtaccacagggttcagtccttggaccaattctatttactatatatatgcttccaattggcaaaattatcacttaatctggatggcattaacttggcctctggtaataaagtaaaaaatcttggtgttatttttgaccaagacatgtcatttaaatcccatattaaacaggtttccagagtttccttttttcacctcaggaatatcgccaaaattagaaacattctgtccaggagtgatgctgaaaaactagtccatgcatttgttacttcaaggctggactattgtaattctttactatcaggaattccacaaaatgcagttcaaagccttcagctgatccaaaatgctgcagcaagagttctgatgaaaatcaaccagagggatcatatgtctcctattttagcttcccttcattggtttcctgttaaatcaagaatagaatttaaaatt is a genomic window containing:
- the LOC105934403 gene encoding bifunctional protein GlmU isoform X2, producing MAAAGSALQVHAVRFGPGQELLAGLQALVEERRLRAPFIITCVGSVTRATLRLANATATNTNEVLHLSGRFEIVSLVGTLNRTAHLHISLSDPDGRTVGGHVLGDLEVFTTAEVVVGEAADLQFSREMDQRTGFPELLVLTRSEGEEPA
- the LOC105934403 gene encoding bifunctional protein GlmU isoform X1 yields the protein MAAAGSALQVHAVRFGPGQELLAGLQALVEERRLRAPFIITCVGSVTRATLRLANATATNTNEVLHLSGRFEIVSLVGTLNRTAHLHISLSDPDGRTVGGHVLGDLEVFTTAEVVVGEAADLQFSREMDQRTGFPELLVLTRSEGEEPA